A genomic window from Halarsenatibacter silvermanii includes:
- a CDS encoding Rpn family recombination-promoting nuclease/putative transposase, producing the protein MNNNSNNNSTEFNPSEVNNPHDKLFKWSLGDEEVMADFLDFSLPQDVKKKLNLDSLSRTKDSYVDDMLKESITDAVFTTTLADGSPGYICVLFEHKSTVKRMTAFKTLRYLHNIYSDKYSDGTSPQVMPIIFYHGSEDWTAPTRLRDLLTGDVSILENYTPDFEYLLLTLDDAMKFLEKTLSPETKAYINVLYVANAETEEEAWQRYFKLLEIFQDPDKWTSMELLKRFLQTLILYLANANPYFDTPKILSSTSEKLSERRNSIMQLKEQFVEEGKDRGKKELLVRMLKNKFSQPLPEDVKEKINSADEDKVLEISDQLFEIDSYEEIRNLLN; encoded by the coding sequence ATGAACAACAACAGCAATAATAATTCCACTGAATTTAATCCTTCAGAAGTCAACAACCCTCATGATAAGCTCTTCAAGTGGTCTTTAGGTGATGAGGAAGTTATGGCTGATTTCCTGGACTTTTCTCTACCACAGGATGTGAAAAAGAAATTAAATCTTGACTCTCTAAGCAGAACCAAAGATAGTTATGTGGATGATATGCTGAAAGAGTCCATTACTGATGCAGTCTTCACCACAACTTTAGCTGATGGCAGTCCTGGCTATATTTGTGTTCTATTTGAACACAAAAGCACAGTTAAAAGAATGACAGCTTTTAAAACTTTGAGATATCTGCACAATATTTACAGTGATAAATATAGCGATGGTACAAGTCCTCAGGTTATGCCTATCATTTTTTATCATGGTTCAGAAGACTGGACTGCTCCTACAAGACTTAGAGATTTGCTGACTGGTGATGTCTCTATTTTGGAAAACTACACACCTGATTTTGAATACCTGCTTTTAACTCTAGATGATGCAATGAAATTTCTGGAGAAGACATTATCACCTGAAACAAAAGCCTATATCAATGTCCTGTATGTTGCCAATGCTGAAACTGAAGAAGAAGCCTGGCAGAGATACTTTAAGTTGCTGGAAATCTTCCAAGACCCAGATAAATGGACATCAATGGAGTTATTGAAAAGATTCCTCCAAACTCTAATCCTGTATTTAGCCAATGCAAACCCTTATTTTGATACCCCAAAAATCTTAAGCTCTACCTCAGAAAAGCTTTCTGAAAGGAGGAACTCTATTATGCAGTTAAAAGAACAATTTGTTGAAGAAGGCAAAGATAGGGGCAAAAAGGAACTATTAGTTAGAATGCTGAAGAATAAATTCTCTCAACCTCTCCCTGAAGATGTTAAAGAAAAAATTAACTCAGCTGATGAAGACAAGGTATTAGAAATTTCAGATCAGTTATTTGAAATAGATTCCTATGAAGAAATCAGGAATTTATTAAATTAA